Proteins co-encoded in one Halobacteriovoraceae bacterium genomic window:
- a CDS encoding 3-dehydroquinate synthase, with product MTEIYRLNFSDILKKIEKIETDTLLLVIDKKIDELYVGPCQSLKNIDRHKVITFIAQEGESTKNFSELEKALEFFLKEGIHRKAHLVTFGGGATSDFGGMVASLLLRGISWSAIPTTVLSMVDASIGGKVGINSTSGKNLVGGFHLPDNIFIDESFVDTLSIDEKHSGDGEIIKYIFLSDDIHYLTQGDFTPGELFKSCADYKLKITEEDFKESGKRKYLNLGHTIGHAIESEYKYPHGMAVFWGMFYELKLFGRDELVDELLEYGHAFSFPLKEPLEQIVNIDKLMEYILKDKKIVNQNEIELIDIPKIGNPLITKMSLKEFKTRFKRVLNV from the coding sequence ATGACTGAAATTTACAGGTTGAATTTTTCGGATATTCTTAAAAAAATTGAGAAAATTGAAACTGATACGCTTTTACTTGTTATAGACAAAAAAATTGATGAGCTCTATGTCGGGCCATGTCAGTCATTGAAAAATATTGACCGGCACAAAGTGATTACTTTCATTGCTCAAGAAGGTGAATCAACTAAAAATTTTTCTGAGTTAGAAAAAGCATTAGAATTTTTTCTTAAGGAGGGCATCCACAGAAAAGCTCACCTTGTTACTTTTGGAGGGGGAGCAACTTCAGATTTTGGAGGCATGGTGGCCTCTTTACTTTTGAGGGGCATAAGCTGGTCGGCCATTCCTACAACAGTCTTGTCCATGGTAGACGCTTCAATTGGCGGAAAGGTCGGAATTAATTCAACTTCAGGTAAGAATCTGGTGGGAGGTTTTCATCTACCAGACAATATTTTTATAGATGAGAGTTTTGTCGATACCCTTTCCATTGATGAAAAACACAGTGGTGATGGTGAAATCATAAAGTACATTTTTTTATCAGATGATATTCATTATCTAACACAAGGGGATTTCACTCCAGGGGAGTTGTTTAAATCTTGTGCCGATTATAAGTTAAAAATTACAGAAGAAGATTTTAAAGAAAGTGGAAAAAGAAAGTATTTAAATCTTGGGCATACTATTGGACACGCCATTGAAAGTGAATATAAGTATCCCCATGGAATGGCCGTATTTTGGGGAATGTTTTACGAATTGAAATTATTTGGAAGAGATGAATTGGTAGATGAACTATTAGAATATGGACATGCCTTTTCCTTTCCTCTTAAAGAACCACTAGAACAAATAGTCAATATAGACAAATTAATGGAATATATCCTTAAAGATAAGAAGATTGTGAATCAAAACGAAATTGAATTAATAGATATACCTAAAATTGGAAATCCATTAATCACAAAAATGTCACTTAAAGAATTTAAAACTAGATTTAAAAGAGTTCTCAATGTCTGA
- the serS gene encoding serine--tRNA ligase produces MLDIKFIAANKDIVLKAITDKQIKLDVDEILNLNNQIIEKKQALQVLQEKRNSNSKAVPKANAEEKQKLIAETKEISSQIKTIEPELTQLKNSFDTLMLQVPQIPSKKAPFGKSDADNVVVAEIGNRPEFSFSPKSHIEILEKNNWAEFKNIGNVCGSRSYTLLNKMVIYEQAVLRLAMDMLIEKGFNLMSMPSLARGEALMGTGHFPAGEDQVYLMEKDNMYLSGTAEVQMNYLNANKILSENDLPILYAGVSPCFRREAGSYGKDVKGLIRVHQFLKVEQYILCKADIAETEKWHEILLNNSKEMVEKLELPYRVIECCTGDMGAGKYRMFDIECWVPSEQTYRETHSCSALLDWQARRTNTRYRVGEKEVEYCHTLNNTMVASPRILVPLIECHQDENGRIRIPKALRSYMRNEEYLN; encoded by the coding sequence ATGCTAGACATCAAATTCATTGCAGCTAATAAAGATATTGTTTTAAAGGCAATTACAGACAAGCAAATCAAACTTGATGTTGATGAAATATTGAATTTAAATAATCAAATTATTGAAAAAAAACAGGCACTTCAAGTTTTACAGGAAAAACGAAACTCTAATTCAAAAGCTGTTCCTAAGGCCAATGCTGAAGAAAAACAAAAATTAATTGCTGAAACTAAGGAAATTTCTTCTCAGATTAAGACGATTGAACCTGAACTCACTCAACTAAAAAACTCTTTTGATACACTTATGCTACAAGTGCCTCAGATCCCATCAAAAAAAGCGCCCTTTGGAAAGAGTGATGCTGATAATGTGGTCGTTGCTGAAATTGGAAATCGCCCTGAATTCTCATTTTCTCCAAAGAGTCATATTGAAATCCTCGAAAAAAATAATTGGGCCGAATTCAAAAACATTGGAAACGTATGTGGATCTAGAAGTTATACTCTCCTTAACAAAATGGTAATTTATGAACAGGCCGTACTAAGGCTAGCAATGGATATGCTTATTGAAAAAGGATTTAACTTGATGTCAATGCCTTCCCTGGCCAGGGGTGAAGCTTTAATGGGAACAGGTCATTTTCCTGCTGGAGAAGATCAAGTTTACCTTATGGAAAAAGATAATATGTATCTATCTGGGACTGCTGAAGTTCAGATGAATTACCTCAATGCTAACAAAATTCTTTCAGAAAATGATTTGCCAATTCTTTATGCTGGAGTTTCTCCTTGTTTCCGCAGAGAGGCAGGGAGTTATGGGAAAGATGTTAAGGGCCTAATTCGAGTCCACCAATTTTTAAAAGTTGAACAATATATTCTATGCAAGGCGGACATTGCTGAAACTGAAAAATGGCATGAGATCTTGCTCAATAACTCTAAAGAAATGGTTGAAAAACTCGAACTTCCTTATAGAGTCATTGAGTGTTGTACGGGTGATATGGGTGCAGGAAAATATAGAATGTTTGACATTGAATGTTGGGTTCCAAGCGAACAGACTTATAGAGAAACTCACAGCTGCTCAGCTCTACTAGACTGGCAAGCAAGAAGAACAAATACTCGTTACCGAGTTGGTGAAAAAGAAGTCGAATATTGTCATACATTAAATAATACGATGGTAGCATCACCAAGGATTTTAGTGCCCTTAATTGAGTGTCATCAAGATGAAAATGGAAGAATTAGAATTCCCAAGGCATTAAGAAGTTATATGAGAAATGAAGAATATTTAAATTAG
- the aroC gene encoding chorismate synthase yields MRGNSFGKLISMTTFGESHGEALGVVLDGIPAGLKVNIDDLQKELDRRAPGKTKGTTARKEPDKAEILSGVFEGHTLGTPIAVIVRNTNQRSKDYDAIKDDYRPGHADKTYMQKYGRRDHRGGGRSSGRETLARVIAGHFSSLIIPNIKVTGFITKMGPFEIEDPLLIDVNQDFSPYHFPILSKNSEIEKYLLDLKKSGNSVGGRISIIVDGAPAGLGEPAFDKLKADIAKALMSIGAVTSFEYGLGSKMAELSGEEVSKNRAHFGGIEGGISNGDRMYFSITFKPTSTIGEKAKQGRHDPCIVPRAVPVAEAMVKFIIADHYLRQNAYQNIE; encoded by the coding sequence ATGAGAGGAAATTCATTTGGTAAATTAATTTCAATGACAACTTTTGGTGAATCTCACGGAGAAGCATTAGGAGTTGTTTTAGACGGAATTCCAGCTGGTTTAAAGGTTAATATTGATGATCTACAGAAAGAACTTGATCGTAGAGCGCCAGGGAAAACGAAAGGAACCACTGCTCGAAAAGAACCAGATAAGGCCGAAATTCTTTCTGGTGTTTTTGAAGGCCATACTTTAGGTACTCCAATTGCAGTTATTGTTAGAAATACCAACCAAAGAAGTAAAGATTATGATGCGATAAAGGATGATTATCGCCCAGGACATGCTGATAAAACGTATATGCAAAAATATGGGAGAAGAGATCACCGCGGAGGTGGACGCTCAAGTGGTCGTGAAACCTTGGCCAGAGTCATTGCTGGCCACTTTTCATCTTTAATCATTCCGAATATAAAAGTCACTGGATTTATAACAAAAATGGGACCTTTTGAGATTGAAGATCCCTTATTAATCGACGTTAATCAAGATTTTTCTCCATATCATTTTCCTATTTTGAGCAAAAATTCAGAAATAGAAAAGTATCTTCTAGATCTTAAGAAAAGTGGTAATTCAGTTGGAGGTCGAATATCTATAATTGTCGATGGCGCTCCAGCAGGACTCGGAGAACCTGCATTTGATAAACTTAAAGCAGATATCGCCAAGGCCCTAATGTCTATTGGTGCAGTAACTTCCTTTGAATATGGACTCGGATCTAAGATGGCCGAACTTTCGGGAGAAGAGGTCTCGAAGAATCGGGCCCATTTTGGTGGAATTGAAGGGGGAATATCAAATGGAGATAGAATGTACTTTTCTATTACTTTTAAACCCACTTCTACAATTGGAGAAAAGGCAAAACAAGGTCGACATGACCCATGTATTGTCCCCCGGGCCGTCCCTGTTGCAGAGGCCATGGTAAAGTTTATTATTGCCGATCATTACTTGAGACAAAATGCTTATCAAAATATCGAGTAG
- a CDS encoding CBS domain-containing protein produces the protein MSESVSELAKYVHQGHIDQNEHEQELTIDNYVTYSPVLCLDPQTSITVAANTMLNSNISGAPVVNSSGKLLGFLSEKDCLKHAYDEKYNQVPSGVTKDYMTKQVVVCRTNSPLFEAVDLFLKLPFHVYPVIDEEGKVVGVLQRSNILKAICDLKTH, from the coding sequence ATGAGTGAAAGTGTTTCTGAACTTGCAAAATATGTTCACCAAGGTCATATTGATCAAAATGAGCATGAGCAGGAACTCACAATTGATAATTATGTAACTTATTCACCTGTTTTATGTCTTGATCCACAAACCAGCATAACAGTTGCAGCGAATACGATGTTAAATTCAAATATTTCAGGGGCTCCTGTTGTAAACAGCAGTGGAAAACTCTTAGGTTTTTTGTCTGAGAAAGATTGCTTGAAGCACGCTTACGATGAAAAATATAACCAAGTTCCATCTGGGGTGACAAAAGATTACATGACGAAACAAGTTGTTGTGTGTAGGACAAACTCACCACTTTTTGAAGCAGTTGATTTGTTTTTAAAGCTACCTTTTCACGTTTATCCTGTTATAGATGAAGAAGGAAAAGTTGTTGGCGTATTGCAAAGATCTAATATATTGAAAGCAATTTGTGATTTAAAAACGCATTGA
- a CDS encoding diaminopimelate epimerase, producing the protein MKITFFKYSAQGNDFILIDNRKDLFDKTFPKEFWARLAKRKQGIGADGIILVEKSQKSDFKMRYFDADGGQSELCANGGRSILHFVDKILGINKKNYYFETKEGFYNGSVSESGVVELNMNPPKDENLYDLNIFDGYTQNFFINTGVPHAFFEVNNLKDFQVEEKGRAIRHHKNFAQGTNVNFFQFKSNNEVNMRTYERGVEGETLACGTGACGMAVYLYRQNPEIKNVKVHMPGGMLEVDLSQGINCMKILGPVAIVYQGVFEPEFFK; encoded by the coding sequence ATGAAAATCACATTTTTTAAATATTCGGCCCAAGGAAATGACTTTATTCTTATTGATAACCGCAAAGATCTTTTTGATAAAACTTTTCCAAAAGAATTCTGGGCCAGATTGGCCAAAAGAAAACAAGGCATTGGTGCAGACGGGATAATTTTAGTTGAAAAATCTCAAAAAAGTGATTTTAAAATGCGCTATTTTGATGCTGATGGTGGGCAAAGCGAACTTTGTGCAAATGGTGGACGTTCAATACTTCATTTTGTTGATAAAATTTTAGGAATAAACAAGAAAAATTACTACTTTGAAACTAAAGAAGGATTTTATAATGGATCAGTTTCTGAATCAGGTGTTGTTGAACTTAATATGAATCCTCCAAAAGATGAAAATTTATACGATCTTAATATTTTTGATGGTTATACTCAGAACTTTTTTATCAATACTGGAGTACCACATGCTTTTTTTGAAGTGAATAATTTAAAAGATTTTCAAGTTGAAGAAAAGGGTAGAGCTATAAGACATCACAAGAACTTTGCACAAGGCACAAATGTCAATTTTTTCCAATTCAAATCTAATAATGAAGTAAATATGAGAACTTATGAGAGGGGAGTTGAGGGAGAGACTCTGGCCTGTGGGACAGGTGCATGTGGAATGGCCGTTTATCTTTATCGTCAAAATCCTGAAATAAAAAATGTCAAAGTGCATATGCCCGGTGGAATGTTAGAGGTAGATTTATCACAAGGTATAAATTGTATGAAAATCCTAGGCCCTGTTGCAATTGTCTACCAAGGAGTATTTGAACCAGAATTTTTTAAATAA
- a CDS encoding PDZ domain-containing protein: MFHFLPLIFLFNLFLDGPNYVDLNQNTFDLWNKAGLDTQIVSEEIINNENCNQNKKSIINCIYAFNKLLEILPEQKILFPPLKLTLNNSEYPYVENILESNEQYHLFQLKDESTDPENYVLSDVLRSKNKTQINAIKNWITFIENEKSYYLKANNILEYISTETKNYLNSLDKNTTEINTEDRIEAFISYTLFNSFMQAKYGDNSGIVNRLEFEKQMESKGTSFVGIGAELFKVEKGLLLTRIIQSGSAQENGLLTGDIITHVNGKDAAGRPINEVVKEIKGKAGTTVDLTVLREDKIFTKSIPRKKVNLKNVDYSILNSPSGKIGYIKLASFLNLHADKDISLAIEHIEKNNGEIIILDLRDNGGGLVDQAVAIADLFLDKGKVVYSAHYLNSNMVQVFRTKNNQKTNLPVVLLQNSNSASASELVSGALRDHHRALIVGQTSYGKGTIQNVEPSDILDNLYFTINVARFHQPNGSSNHIYGIIPDIEINTKFSDVKNKGIYRIGDISVFPIPSVKSTFIPKISSELENCYQNDGSADQDFKNSSIERSYDYELLKTIDIAKCMISIH, translated from the coding sequence TTGTTTCATTTCTTACCACTAATCTTCTTATTTAATTTGTTTTTGGATGGCCCAAATTATGTTGACCTTAATCAAAACACATTCGATTTATGGAATAAAGCAGGACTTGATACACAAATTGTTAGTGAAGAAATCATCAACAATGAAAATTGTAACCAAAATAAAAAATCTATTATAAATTGTATCTACGCTTTCAACAAACTTCTTGAAATCCTTCCCGAACAAAAAATTCTTTTTCCTCCCTTAAAACTGACATTAAACAATAGTGAATATCCCTATGTTGAGAATATCCTAGAGTCAAATGAACAATATCATTTATTCCAGCTAAAAGATGAAAGTACTGATCCTGAAAACTATGTTTTATCAGATGTTCTGAGATCAAAAAATAAAACACAAATAAATGCTATTAAAAATTGGATTACATTTATTGAAAATGAAAAATCTTATTATCTTAAAGCAAATAATATATTAGAATACATTTCTACTGAAACTAAGAACTATCTCAACTCATTAGATAAAAATACGACTGAAATCAATACAGAAGATCGGATTGAAGCATTTATTTCCTATACTTTATTCAATTCTTTCATGCAAGCAAAGTACGGTGATAACTCTGGAATTGTTAATAGATTAGAATTCGAAAAACAAATGGAATCAAAAGGAACAAGTTTCGTCGGTATTGGGGCCGAGCTTTTCAAAGTAGAAAAGGGATTATTATTAACTCGTATCATACAAAGTGGAAGTGCACAGGAAAATGGGCTTTTAACAGGAGACATTATTACACATGTTAACGGTAAGGATGCTGCTGGTAGACCAATAAATGAAGTTGTTAAAGAAATAAAAGGGAAGGCAGGCACGACAGTTGATCTTACTGTTTTGAGAGAAGATAAAATTTTCACCAAATCTATTCCTCGTAAAAAAGTGAATCTCAAAAATGTTGATTATTCTATTCTAAACTCTCCTTCTGGAAAAATCGGTTATATCAAACTTGCAAGTTTTTTGAATTTGCATGCTGATAAAGATATTTCGCTCGCAATTGAACATATTGAAAAAAATAATGGGGAAATAATTATTTTGGACCTAAGAGATAATGGTGGAGGACTTGTCGATCAAGCAGTTGCAATTGCTGACTTATTTTTAGATAAAGGTAAAGTCGTTTATTCAGCACATTACCTAAATTCAAATATGGTCCAAGTATTTAGAACTAAAAACAATCAAAAAACTAACTTACCAGTAGTATTACTCCAGAACTCTAACTCTGCAAGTGCTTCTGAACTTGTTTCTGGAGCTTTAAGAGACCATCATAGAGCACTCATTGTGGGTCAAACAAGTTATGGAAAAGGTACAATTCAAAATGTTGAACCATCTGATATTTTAGACAATTTGTATTTTACGATTAATGTGGCCAGATTTCATCAACCAAATGGTAGTAGTAATCATATCTATGGAATCATTCCTGACATTGAAATCAATACAAAATTCTCTGATGTTAAAAATAAAGGCATATACCGAATTGGTGATATATCTGTCTTTCCTATTCCTTCTGTTAAAAGCACATTTATACCTAAAATAAGTTCAGAACTTGAAAATTGTTATCAAAATGACGGAAGTGCAGATCAGGATTTTAAGAACAGCTCGATTGAAAGAAGTTATGATTATGAACTGCTTAAGACCATTGATATTGCAAAATGTATGATATCAATTCATTAG
- a CDS encoding chemotaxis protein CheV, which yields MSTISNKGILLETGTNELELMEYYVANYKQAINVLKIKRIIQFDPNAVTPVLEVHKSVLGMIKNEGDMISVIDLRKYYGITEEFAEGQGVVVITEFNEKKVGFLVDKIIAIRRIMWSDLETAHDVKEQGNITAMAPLGDHYLTIVDFESVVEEVFPSHSVEKTHVKGDKELRADIKIALADDSITIQKMLVKILNDNGYTNVTVFNNGKEILENVLATNSVENPANHYDIVLSDIEMPVMDGLTMCRQLKEKMPSVKVIIVSSLISEQLIRKCQTVKADRAIPKSRLDEVIHEVDKMCLENDGLKKVA from the coding sequence ATGTCTACAATTTCAAATAAGGGTATTCTTCTTGAAACAGGCACGAATGAGTTAGAACTCATGGAGTATTATGTTGCCAATTACAAGCAGGCCATTAATGTCCTTAAAATAAAGAGAATCATTCAATTTGATCCGAATGCCGTTACACCTGTGCTTGAAGTTCATAAGTCAGTTCTTGGAATGATAAAAAATGAAGGAGATATGATTTCAGTTATTGATTTAAGAAAATATTATGGAATAACTGAAGAGTTTGCTGAAGGCCAGGGCGTTGTTGTAATTACAGAATTTAATGAGAAAAAAGTAGGATTTCTTGTAGATAAAATAATCGCAATACGTAGAATTATGTGGAGTGACTTAGAAACGGCCCATGATGTAAAAGAGCAAGGAAACATTACGGCCATGGCACCCTTGGGAGATCATTACCTTACAATTGTTGACTTTGAAAGTGTTGTTGAAGAAGTATTTCCTTCTCACAGTGTAGAAAAAACACATGTTAAAGGTGATAAAGAACTTAGGGCCGATATTAAAATCGCACTGGCCGATGATTCGATAACTATTCAAAAAATGCTTGTGAAAATATTAAATGACAATGGTTATACTAATGTTACAGTCTTCAACAACGGAAAAGAGATACTTGAAAATGTGCTAGCGACCAATTCTGTCGAAAACCCGGCAAATCATTATGACATCGTTCTATCCGACATTGAGATGCCTGTAATGGATGGGCTTACGATGTGTAGACAGCTGAAAGAGAAAATGCCTAGTGTAAAAGTTATTATTGTCTCATCATTAATTTCAGAGCAACTCATTAGAAAATGCCAAACTGTAAAAGCAGATAGAGCAATCCCCAAAAGCCGTCTAGATGAAGTAATCCATGAAGTGGATAAAATGTGTCTGGAAAATGATGGACTAAAAAAAGTTGCTTAA
- a CDS encoding adenine phosphoribosyltransferase yields the protein MNLKELIRTVPDFPHKGIMFRDITTLLKNSDGFHYCIDEFCNRYEHYDFDLIAAIESRGFILGAAMAYRLNKGLVLVRKKGKLPGETVSQEYQLEYGTDVLEMHTDSIKKGQKVLLVDDLLATGGTAMGAKNLIEKLGGTVCEFAAVIDLPELKGKEKLEKSGLNVFNLIDFEGL from the coding sequence ATGAACTTAAAAGAACTTATCAGAACTGTGCCAGATTTTCCACATAAGGGAATCATGTTTAGAGATATAACAACCCTTCTCAAAAACTCTGATGGATTTCATTATTGTATTGATGAATTCTGTAATCGCTATGAACATTACGATTTTGATCTTATTGCAGCAATTGAATCTCGAGGATTTATTCTAGGTGCGGCCATGGCCTATAGACTCAATAAAGGACTTGTGCTTGTTAGAAAAAAAGGAAAACTTCCAGGGGAAACTGTATCTCAAGAATATCAACTTGAATATGGAACTGATGTTTTAGAAATGCATACTGATTCAATAAAAAAAGGACAAAAAGTTCTACTTGTTGACGACCTTTTGGCCACAGGAGGAACGGCCATGGGAGCTAAAAATCTCATAGAAAAACTAGGTGGCACAGTTTGCGAGTTTGCAGCAGTTATTGATTTACCTGAGCTTAAGGGTAAAGAAAAACTTGAAAAATCTGGATTAAATGTTTTCAACCTGATTGACTTTGAAGGACTTTAG
- a CDS encoding VanZ family protein, which yields MLISKIKAINIQNTFVFLLGQTIRMSVIFLSLMDSSNIKPLFPHLDKIVHFFMYFVMTLPFLFLYRTPRFIAISHILMGVTIELVQPYAANRSCEILDMAANTLGVIASVILFKKFWFKYSLVDNCNRA from the coding sequence ATGTTAATAAGTAAAATAAAAGCTATAAATATTCAGAACACTTTTGTCTTCCTTCTAGGGCAAACGATAAGAATGTCAGTCATTTTTTTAAGCCTAATGGATTCTTCCAATATAAAACCCCTTTTTCCACATTTAGATAAAATAGTTCATTTTTTTATGTATTTTGTGATGACTTTGCCGTTTCTTTTTCTTTATAGAACACCAAGATTTATTGCTATTTCACATATATTGATGGGAGTAACGATTGAATTAGTCCAACCATATGCAGCAAACAGAAGTTGTGAAATACTTGATATGGCCGCAAATACATTAGGTGTAATTGCTTCTGTCATTTTATTTAAAAAATTCTGGTTCAAATACTCCTTGGTAGACAATTGCAACAGGGCCTAG